In the Gymnodinialimonas sp. 202GB13-11 genome, one interval contains:
- a CDS encoding LysR family transcriptional regulator, which produces MIDLRLIETFIQAARRENFSGAAKVLGVSPGAVSQNIKALEDRLSTRLFARTTRQVKLTPEGQRFLMRCAPAVEALSDAATALQEDHAAFRGTLRVTSTTSFGRTHVLPALTEFQAMHRDLIVELSLFDGFVDLVAEEFDLAIRAGVLPDSDYIARLLLPVTPMVCASPDYLKTAGQPEILDELSQHRLIGMRSNPSQRVFAWEFEPETGRDPIRHEILPCVIVNDPEALALSVAHGAGIAQLGSNLALPLIREKKAVHLFPESTVQSRGIYAVYPTKRFAPIKLTSFIEHLAERLANRSDLVFSQ; this is translated from the coding sequence ATGATTGACCTGCGGCTCATTGAGACCTTTATCCAAGCGGCACGCCGTGAAAATTTTAGCGGTGCGGCGAAGGTGCTTGGTGTGTCGCCGGGTGCTGTCAGCCAGAATATCAAGGCTCTGGAAGATCGACTTTCGACACGGCTGTTTGCGCGCACCACGCGACAGGTGAAGCTGACGCCGGAGGGACAGCGTTTCCTTATGCGCTGCGCCCCTGCGGTCGAGGCACTCAGCGATGCGGCAACGGCACTTCAGGAAGATCATGCCGCCTTTCGGGGCACACTGCGTGTGACCTCGACCACCTCATTTGGACGCACTCATGTCTTGCCTGCTTTGACCGAGTTCCAGGCGATGCATCGGGATCTCATTGTCGAGCTTTCCCTCTTCGATGGTTTCGTTGACCTGGTGGCAGAGGAGTTCGATCTAGCAATCCGCGCTGGTGTCCTCCCCGACAGCGACTATATTGCGCGGTTGCTTCTGCCTGTAACGCCAATGGTCTGTGCATCTCCTGACTATCTGAAGACCGCAGGCCAGCCAGAAATACTGGACGAATTGTCACAGCACCGATTGATCGGGATGAGGTCAAATCCGTCGCAGCGGGTCTTTGCCTGGGAATTCGAACCCGAGACAGGCCGTGATCCTATCCGGCACGAGATCCTGCCATGCGTCATCGTGAACGACCCCGAAGCTCTCGCCCTATCGGTGGCTCATGGCGCAGGTATCGCGCAACTCGGAAGCAATCTGGCTCTCCCTCTGATCCGTGAAAAGAAGGCCGTTCACTTGTTCCCCGAAAGCACAGTGCAGTCTCGCGGTATCTATGCGGTCTATCCGACGAAACGGTTTGCCCCGATCAAACTTACAAGTTTCATTGAACACCTCGCAGAGAGGTTGGCGAACCGGTCTGACTTGGTTTTCAGCCAATAG
- a CDS encoding DUF2798 domain-containing protein has product MTVLTHHKLPKSASPVVFAFIMSASLGGVMSAMITAINTGLTPGFLDRWLQAYALAFALAFPSVTFLAPIVRRLVDRITD; this is encoded by the coding sequence ATGACAGTACTGACCCATCACAAACTGCCCAAGTCGGCATCGCCAGTGGTCTTCGCGTTCATCATGTCCGCCAGCCTTGGTGGCGTGATGTCCGCCATGATCACCGCAATCAACACCGGCCTCACACCGGGGTTTCTGGACCGTTGGTTGCAAGCTTACGCGTTGGCCTTCGCCCTCGCATTCCCGTCGGTCACCTTCCTTGCGCCCATCGTGCGGCGCTTGGTGGACCGGATCACCGATTAA